A region from the Camelus ferus isolate YT-003-E chromosome 1, BCGSAC_Cfer_1.0, whole genome shotgun sequence genome encodes:
- the CHST2 gene encoding carbohydrate sulfotransferase 2 yields the protein MSRNPPRALPAGAPPRLLPAAPAAGPRALLPPWPRRPGRRWPASPLGMKVFRRKALVLCAGYALLLVLTMLNLLDYKWHKEPLQQCSPDGPPGAVAGAAAGSLGRPGPPPAVPPRAHTRLDPRTPYRLPVAAVGAAPAAGAGAAGAAVPPGNGTRGTGGSGDKRQLVYVFTTWRSGSSFFGELFNQNPEVFFLYEPVWHVWQKLYPGDAVSLQGAARDMLSALYRCDLSVFQLYSPAGSGGRNLTTLGIFGAATNKVVCSSPLCPAYRKEVVGLVDDRVCKKCPPQRLARFEEECRKYRTLVIKGVRVFDVAVLAPLLRDPALDLKVIHLVRDPRAVASSRIRSRHGLIRESLQVVRSRDPRAHRMPFLEAAGHKLGPKKEGMGGPADYHALGAMEVICNSMAKTLQTALQPPDWLQGHYLVVRYEDLVGDPVKTLRRVYDFVGLLVSPEMEQFALNMTSGSGSSSKPFVVSARNATQAANAWRTALTFQQIKQVEEFCYQPMAVLGYERVNSPEEVKDLSKTLLRKPRL from the coding sequence ATGAGCCGCAACCCGCCGCGAGCCCTGCCTGCCGGCGCGCCCCCTCGTTTGCTCCCGGCCGCGCCTGCTGCCGGGCCGCGCGCCTTGCTCCCGCCGTGGCCCCGGCGCCCGGGTCGCCGCTGGCCCGCCTCCCCGCTCGGAATGAAAGTGTTTCGTAGGAAGGCGCTGGTGCTGTGCGCGGGCTACGCGTTGCTGCTGGTGCTCACCATGCTCAACCTCCTGGACTACAAGTGGCACAAGGAGCCACTGCAGCAGTGCAGCCCCGACGGGCCTCCGGGTGCAGTGGCAGGCGCGGCTGCGGGCAGCTTGGGACGCCCAGGGCCACCTCCAGCCGTGCCGCCCCGCGCACACACCCGCTTGGATCCCCGTACCCCGTACCGCCTTCCGGTCGCCGCCGTCGGAGCGGCTCCGGCAGCCGGGGCCGGCGCGGCAGGGGCAGCAGTCCCTCCTGGTAATGGTACTCGGGGCACGGGGGGCAGCGGGGACAAGCGGCAGTTGGTGTACGTGTTCACTACGTGGCGCTCAGGCTCGTCTTTCTTCGGCGAGCTTTTCAACCAGAACCCCGAGGTGTTCTTCCTCTACGAGCCAGTGTGGCACGTGTGGCAAAAACTGTACCCAGGGGACGCCGTTTCTCTGCAAGGGGCGGCGCGGGACATGCTGAGCGCTCTCTACCGCTGCGACCTCTCGGTCTTCCAGCTGTACAGCCCCGCTGGCAGCGGGGGTCGAAACCTCACCACACTGGGCATTTTTGGAGCTGCCACCAACAAGGTGGTGTGCTCGTCGCCACTTTGCCCCGCCTATCGCAAGGAGGTCGTGGGACTGGTGGACGATCGCGTGTGCAAGAAGTGCCCGCCGCAGCGCCTGGCGCGCTTCGAGGAGGAATGCCGCAAGTACCGCACGCTGGTCATCAAGGGCGTGCGTGTCTTCGACGTGGCCGTGTTGGCGCCACTGCTGCGCGACCCGGCCCTAGACCTCAAGGTCATCCACCTGGTGCGCGATCCCCGTGCTGTGGCCAGCTCACGCATCCGCTCGCGCCATGGTCTCATCCGTGAAAGCCTGCAGGTGGTGCGCAGCCGGGACCCGCGAGCCCACCGCATGCCCTTCCTGGAGGCCGCTGGCCACAAGTTGGGTCCCAAGAAGGAAGGCATGGGAGGGCCAGCAGACTACCATGCCCTTGGCGCCATGGAGGTCATCTGCAACAGCATGGCCAAGACGCTGCAGACGGCCCTGCAGCCCCCTGACTGGCTGCAAGGTCACTACCTGGTGGTGCGGTATGAGGACCTGGTGGGAGACCCCGTCAAAACCCTACGGAGGGTGTATGACTTCGTTGGGCTGCTGGTGAGCCCCGAAATGGAGCAGTTTGCCCTCAACATGACCAGTGGCTCGGGCTCCTCTTCCAAGCCTTTTGTGGTGTCCGCACGCAACGCCACGCAGGCCGCCAACGCCTGGCGGACTGCCCTCACCTTTCAGCAGATCAAACAGGTGGAGGAGTTTTGCTACCAGCCCATGGCCGTGCTGGGCTACGAGCGGGTCAATAGCCCCGAGGAGGTCAAAGACCTCAGCAAGACCCTGCTCCGGAAACCCCGACTCTGA